One window of the Delphinus delphis chromosome 20, mDelDel1.2, whole genome shotgun sequence genome contains the following:
- the FCSK gene encoding L-fucose kinase isoform X1: MEQPKGVDWTVIILTCQYKDSVEVFQRELEIRQKREQIPTRTLLLAVEDPEVHVGSGGATLNALLVVAEHLSARAGFTVVTSDVLHSAWILILHMGRDFPFDDCGRAFTCLPVENPQAPVEAVVCNLDCLLDIMSHRLGPGSPPGVWVCSTDMLLSVPPNPGISWDGFRGARVIALPGSTAYARNHGVYLTDSQGFVLDIYYQGTEAEIQRCARPDGRVPLVSGLVFFSVETAEHLLATHVSPPLDACTYMGLDSGARPVQLSLFFDILLCMARNVRREDFLVGQPPEMGQGDADIAGYRHGARAELWRELRDQPLTVAYVPDGSYNYMTNSASEFLHSLTFPGAPGAQVVHSQVEERQLLGAGSSVVSCLLEGPIQLGPGSVLQHCHLRGPIHIGTGCFVSGLDVAQSEALHGLELHDLVLQGHHVQLHGARSRAFTLVGRLDSWERQGTGTYLNMSWSQFFQKTGIRDWDLWDPDMPRIERCLLNARLFPVLHPSRALGPQDMLWMLDPQEAGSKALRAWRASWRLSWEQLQPCLDRAATLASRRHLFFRQALHKARHVLEARQDLSLRPLIQAAVREGCPGPLMATLDQVAAGVGDPGVAARALACVADVLGCMAEGQGGLRSGPAANPEWVRPFSYLECGDLARGVAALAEERDKWLSRPALLVRAARHYEGAGQILIRQAVMSAQHFVSSVPVELPAPGQWVVAECPARVDFSGGWSDTPPLAYELGGAVLGLAVRVNGRRPIGARARCIPEPELWLALGPRQDEMATKIVCGSLDDLQDYCQPHAPGALLKAAFICAGIVSVHSKLSLSEQLLCTFGGGFELHTWSELPHGSGLGTSSILAGAALAALQRAAGRAVGTEALIHAVLHLEQVLTTGGGWQDQVGGLMPGIKVGRSRPQLPLKVEVEEITVPAGFVQKLNDHLLLVYTGKTRLARNLLQDVLRSWYARLPAVVQNAHNLVRHTEECAEAFRQGSLPLLGQCLTSYWEQKKLMAPGCEPLAVRRMMDVLAPHVHGQSLAGAGGGGFLYLLTKEPRQKEALEAVLAKTEGLGNYSIHLVEVDTQGLSLQLLGD; encoded by the exons ATGGAGCAGCCGAAGGGGGTTGATTGGACGGTCATCATCCTGACATGCCAGTACAAGGACAGCGTCGAGGTCTTCCAGAGAG AGCTGGAGATACGGCAGAAGCGAGAGCAGATCCCCACCAGGACGCTGCTGTTGGCCGTGGAAGACCCTGAGGTTCATGTGGGCAGTGGAGGAGCCACCCTCAACGCCCTGCTGGTGGTTGCTGAGCACCTGAGTGCCCGTGCGGGCTTCACT GTGGTCACATCAGATGTTCTGCACTCGGCCTGGATCCTCATCCTGCACATG GGCCGAGACTTCCCCTTCGATGACTGTGGCCGGGCCTTCACCTGCCTCCCTGTGGAGAACCCCCAGGCCCCTGTGGAGGCCGTGGTCTGCAACTTGGACTGCTTGCTGGACATCATGAGCCATCGG CTGGGCCCAGGCTCCCCACCAGGCGTGTGGGTTTGCAGCACCGACATGCTGCTGTCTGTTCCTCCAAACCCAG GGATCAGCTGGGACGGCTTCCGGGGAGCCAGAGTGATCGCCCTTCCGGGGAGCACGGCCTATGCCCGGAACCATGGTGTTTACCTCACGGACTCCCAG GGCTTCGTTTTGGACATTTATTACCAAGGCACCGAGGCAGAGATACAACGATGTGCCAGGCCTGATGGGCGGGTGCCACTG GTTTCTGGGCTTGTCTTCTTCTCTGTGGAAACTGCTGAGCACCTCCTGGCCACCCATGTGAGCCCGCCTCTGGACGCCTGCACCTACATGGGCTTGGACTCTGGAGCCCGGCCTGTCCAG CTGTCTCTATTTTTTGACATCCTGCTCTGCATGGCCCGGAACGTGAGAAGGGAGGACTTCCTGGTGGGGCAGCCCCCAGAGATGGGGCAAGGTGACGCGGACATCGCAGGTTATCGGCATGGAGCCCGGGCAGAGCTGTGGAGGGAGCTTCGCGATCAGCCCCTCACAGTGG CATATGTCCCTGACGGCAGCTACAACTACATGACCAACTCAGCCAGTGAGTTCCTGCACAGTCTCACATTCCCGGGGGCTCCTGGGGCCCAGGTCGTGCACTCCCAGGTGGAG GAGCGGCAGCTACTGGGGGCCGGGAGCTCTGTGGTCAGCTGCCTGCTGGAGGGCCCCATCCAGCTGGGTCCTGGGAGTGTCCTGCAGCACTGCCACCTGCGG GGCCCCATTCACATCGGCACTGGCTGCTTCGTGAGTGGCCTGGACGTGGCCCAGTCCGAGGCACTGCACGGCTTGGAGCTGCACGACCTCGTCCTGCAGGGACACCATGTGCAGCTGCACGGCGCCCGCAGCCGGGCCTTCACCCTCGTTGGCCGTCTCGACAGCTGGGAA aGACAGGGGACAGGAACGTATCTCAACATGTCTTGGAGTCAGTTCTTCCAGAAGACAGGCATTCG GGACTGGGACCTGTGGGACCCAGACATGCCCCGCATTGAGCGCTGCCTTCTCAATGCCCGTCTCTTTCCCGTGCTCCACCCCTCGAGGGCCCTGGGGCCCCAGGACATGCTGTGGATGCTGGACCCCCAGGAGGCTGGGAGCAAGGCCCTGCGGGCTTGGCGAGCCTCCTGGCGTCTATCATGGGAGCAGCTGCAGCCGTGCCTGGATCGGGCTGCCACACTGGCCTCCCGCCGGCACCTGTTCTTCCGCCAGGCCCTGCATAAGGCGCGGCACGTGCTGGAGGCCCGACAGGACCTCAGCCTGCGCCCGCTGATCCAGGCTGCTGTGCGCGAGGGCTGTCCTGGGCCCCTGATGGCCACCCTGGACCAGG TGGCAGCTGGTGTGGGAGATCCTGGCGTGGCAGCCCGGGCACTGGCCTGTGTGGCGGATGTCCTGGGCTGCATGGCAGAGGGCCAAGGAGGCTTACGGAGTGGGCCAGCTGCCAACCCTGAGTGGGTGCGGCCCTTCTCGTACCTGGAGTGTGGAGACCTGGCGCGGGGCGTGGCGGCGCTTGCCGAGGAGCGGGACAAGTGGCTGAGCAG ACCAGCCTTACTAGTACGAGCTGCCCGCCACTACGAGGGGGCTGGGCAGATCCTGATCCGCCAGGCTGTGATGTCAGCCCAGCACTTTGTCTCCTCGGTGCCGGTAGAGCTGCCAGCACCTGGGCAGTGGGTGGTGGCTGAGTGCCCGGCTCGAGTGGACTTCTCTG GGGGCTGGAGTGACACGCCACCCCTTGCCTATGAGCTTGGTGGGGCAGTGCTGGGCCTGGCTGTGCGAGTGAATGGCCGCCGGCCCATTGGGGCCAGGGCTCGCTGCATCCCAGAGCCCGAGCTGTGGCTGGCATTGGGACCTCGGCAGGACGAGATGGCCACGAAGATAGTATGCGGGAGCCTGGATGACCTGCAGGATTACTGCCAGCCCCATGCCCCAG GGGCGCTGTTGAAGGCGGCCTTCATCTGTGCGGGGATCGTGAGTGTCCACTCCAAGCTCTCGCTGAGTGAGCAGCTGCTGTGTACCTTTGGGGGCGGCTTTGAGCTGCATACCTGGTCCGAGCTGCCCCATGGCTCTGGCCTTG GCACCAGCAGCATCCTGGCGGGGGCTGCCCTGGCCGCCTTGCAGCGGGCCGCAGGCCGGGCGGTGGGCACGGAGGCCCTGATCCACGCAGTGCTGCATCTGGAGCAGGTGCTTACCACAG GAGGTGGCTGGCAGGACCAAGTGGGTGGCCTAATGCCTGGCATCAAGGTGGGGCGCTCCCGGCCTCAGCTGCCGCTGAAGGTGGAAGTGGAAGAGATCACTGTGCCTGCGGGCTTTGTCCAGAAGCTCAATGACCACCTGCTCCTGGTGTACACTGGCAAGACCCGTCTGGCCCGGAATCTGCTGCAG GACGTGCTGAGGAGCTGGTATGCCCGGCTGCCTGCCGTTGTGCAGAATGCCCACAACCTGGTGCGGCACACCGAGGAGTGTGCTGAAGCCTTCCGCCAAG ggagccTGCCTCTGCTGGGCCAGTGCCTGACATCATACTGGGAGCAGAAGAAGCTCATGGCTCCAGGCTGTGAGCCCTTGGCTGTGCGGCGTATGATGGATGTCCTGGCCCCCCACGTGCATGGCCAGAGCCTGGCAGGGGCAGGTGGCGGGGGCTTTCTCTACCTATTGACCAAGGAGCCGCGGCAAAAGGAGGCTCTGGAGGCTGTGCTGGCCAAGACTGAG GGCCTCGGAAACTACAGCATCCACCTGGTAGAAGTGGACACTCAGGGCCTGAGCCTGCAGCTGCTGGGGGACTGA
- the FCSK gene encoding L-fucose kinase isoform X2: MSHRLGPGSPPGVWVCSTDMLLSVPPNPGISWDGFRGARVIALPGSTAYARNHGVYLTDSQGFVLDIYYQGTEAEIQRCARPDGRVPLVSGLVFFSVETAEHLLATHVSPPLDACTYMGLDSGARPVQLSLFFDILLCMARNVRREDFLVGQPPEMGQGDADIAGYRHGARAELWRELRDQPLTVAYVPDGSYNYMTNSASEFLHSLTFPGAPGAQVVHSQVEERQLLGAGSSVVSCLLEGPIQLGPGSVLQHCHLRGPIHIGTGCFVSGLDVAQSEALHGLELHDLVLQGHHVQLHGARSRAFTLVGRLDSWERQGTGTYLNMSWSQFFQKTGIRDWDLWDPDMPRIERCLLNARLFPVLHPSRALGPQDMLWMLDPQEAGSKALRAWRASWRLSWEQLQPCLDRAATLASRRHLFFRQALHKARHVLEARQDLSLRPLIQAAVREGCPGPLMATLDQVAAGVGDPGVAARALACVADVLGCMAEGQGGLRSGPAANPEWVRPFSYLECGDLARGVAALAEERDKWLSRPALLVRAARHYEGAGQILIRQAVMSAQHFVSSVPVELPAPGQWVVAECPARVDFSGGWSDTPPLAYELGGAVLGLAVRVNGRRPIGARARCIPEPELWLALGPRQDEMATKIVCGSLDDLQDYCQPHAPGALLKAAFICAGIVSVHSKLSLSEQLLCTFGGGFELHTWSELPHGSGLGTSSILAGAALAALQRAAGRAVGTEALIHAVLHLEQVLTTGGGWQDQVGGLMPGIKVGRSRPQLPLKVEVEEITVPAGFVQKLNDHLLLVYTGKTRLARNLLQDVLRSWYARLPAVVQNAHNLVRHTEECAEAFRQGSLPLLGQCLTSYWEQKKLMAPGCEPLAVRRMMDVLAPHVHGQSLAGAGGGGFLYLLTKEPRQKEALEAVLAKTEGLGNYSIHLVEVDTQGLSLQLLGD; encoded by the exons ATGAGCCATCGG CTGGGCCCAGGCTCCCCACCAGGCGTGTGGGTTTGCAGCACCGACATGCTGCTGTCTGTTCCTCCAAACCCAG GGATCAGCTGGGACGGCTTCCGGGGAGCCAGAGTGATCGCCCTTCCGGGGAGCACGGCCTATGCCCGGAACCATGGTGTTTACCTCACGGACTCCCAG GGCTTCGTTTTGGACATTTATTACCAAGGCACCGAGGCAGAGATACAACGATGTGCCAGGCCTGATGGGCGGGTGCCACTG GTTTCTGGGCTTGTCTTCTTCTCTGTGGAAACTGCTGAGCACCTCCTGGCCACCCATGTGAGCCCGCCTCTGGACGCCTGCACCTACATGGGCTTGGACTCTGGAGCCCGGCCTGTCCAG CTGTCTCTATTTTTTGACATCCTGCTCTGCATGGCCCGGAACGTGAGAAGGGAGGACTTCCTGGTGGGGCAGCCCCCAGAGATGGGGCAAGGTGACGCGGACATCGCAGGTTATCGGCATGGAGCCCGGGCAGAGCTGTGGAGGGAGCTTCGCGATCAGCCCCTCACAGTGG CATATGTCCCTGACGGCAGCTACAACTACATGACCAACTCAGCCAGTGAGTTCCTGCACAGTCTCACATTCCCGGGGGCTCCTGGGGCCCAGGTCGTGCACTCCCAGGTGGAG GAGCGGCAGCTACTGGGGGCCGGGAGCTCTGTGGTCAGCTGCCTGCTGGAGGGCCCCATCCAGCTGGGTCCTGGGAGTGTCCTGCAGCACTGCCACCTGCGG GGCCCCATTCACATCGGCACTGGCTGCTTCGTGAGTGGCCTGGACGTGGCCCAGTCCGAGGCACTGCACGGCTTGGAGCTGCACGACCTCGTCCTGCAGGGACACCATGTGCAGCTGCACGGCGCCCGCAGCCGGGCCTTCACCCTCGTTGGCCGTCTCGACAGCTGGGAA aGACAGGGGACAGGAACGTATCTCAACATGTCTTGGAGTCAGTTCTTCCAGAAGACAGGCATTCG GGACTGGGACCTGTGGGACCCAGACATGCCCCGCATTGAGCGCTGCCTTCTCAATGCCCGTCTCTTTCCCGTGCTCCACCCCTCGAGGGCCCTGGGGCCCCAGGACATGCTGTGGATGCTGGACCCCCAGGAGGCTGGGAGCAAGGCCCTGCGGGCTTGGCGAGCCTCCTGGCGTCTATCATGGGAGCAGCTGCAGCCGTGCCTGGATCGGGCTGCCACACTGGCCTCCCGCCGGCACCTGTTCTTCCGCCAGGCCCTGCATAAGGCGCGGCACGTGCTGGAGGCCCGACAGGACCTCAGCCTGCGCCCGCTGATCCAGGCTGCTGTGCGCGAGGGCTGTCCTGGGCCCCTGATGGCCACCCTGGACCAGG TGGCAGCTGGTGTGGGAGATCCTGGCGTGGCAGCCCGGGCACTGGCCTGTGTGGCGGATGTCCTGGGCTGCATGGCAGAGGGCCAAGGAGGCTTACGGAGTGGGCCAGCTGCCAACCCTGAGTGGGTGCGGCCCTTCTCGTACCTGGAGTGTGGAGACCTGGCGCGGGGCGTGGCGGCGCTTGCCGAGGAGCGGGACAAGTGGCTGAGCAG ACCAGCCTTACTAGTACGAGCTGCCCGCCACTACGAGGGGGCTGGGCAGATCCTGATCCGCCAGGCTGTGATGTCAGCCCAGCACTTTGTCTCCTCGGTGCCGGTAGAGCTGCCAGCACCTGGGCAGTGGGTGGTGGCTGAGTGCCCGGCTCGAGTGGACTTCTCTG GGGGCTGGAGTGACACGCCACCCCTTGCCTATGAGCTTGGTGGGGCAGTGCTGGGCCTGGCTGTGCGAGTGAATGGCCGCCGGCCCATTGGGGCCAGGGCTCGCTGCATCCCAGAGCCCGAGCTGTGGCTGGCATTGGGACCTCGGCAGGACGAGATGGCCACGAAGATAGTATGCGGGAGCCTGGATGACCTGCAGGATTACTGCCAGCCCCATGCCCCAG GGGCGCTGTTGAAGGCGGCCTTCATCTGTGCGGGGATCGTGAGTGTCCACTCCAAGCTCTCGCTGAGTGAGCAGCTGCTGTGTACCTTTGGGGGCGGCTTTGAGCTGCATACCTGGTCCGAGCTGCCCCATGGCTCTGGCCTTG GCACCAGCAGCATCCTGGCGGGGGCTGCCCTGGCCGCCTTGCAGCGGGCCGCAGGCCGGGCGGTGGGCACGGAGGCCCTGATCCACGCAGTGCTGCATCTGGAGCAGGTGCTTACCACAG GAGGTGGCTGGCAGGACCAAGTGGGTGGCCTAATGCCTGGCATCAAGGTGGGGCGCTCCCGGCCTCAGCTGCCGCTGAAGGTGGAAGTGGAAGAGATCACTGTGCCTGCGGGCTTTGTCCAGAAGCTCAATGACCACCTGCTCCTGGTGTACACTGGCAAGACCCGTCTGGCCCGGAATCTGCTGCAG GACGTGCTGAGGAGCTGGTATGCCCGGCTGCCTGCCGTTGTGCAGAATGCCCACAACCTGGTGCGGCACACCGAGGAGTGTGCTGAAGCCTTCCGCCAAG ggagccTGCCTCTGCTGGGCCAGTGCCTGACATCATACTGGGAGCAGAAGAAGCTCATGGCTCCAGGCTGTGAGCCCTTGGCTGTGCGGCGTATGATGGATGTCCTGGCCCCCCACGTGCATGGCCAGAGCCTGGCAGGGGCAGGTGGCGGGGGCTTTCTCTACCTATTGACCAAGGAGCCGCGGCAAAAGGAGGCTCTGGAGGCTGTGCTGGCCAAGACTGAG GGCCTCGGAAACTACAGCATCCACCTGGTAGAAGTGGACACTCAGGGCCTGAGCCTGCAGCTGCTGGGGGACTGA